A part of Cydia amplana chromosome 24, ilCydAmpl1.1, whole genome shotgun sequence genomic DNA contains:
- the LOC134659262 gene encoding uncharacterized protein LOC134659262, translated as MCRLTVVFLCFQAFLLNQALAGPMMQLGNNLVLPGNQQCLTNNVIIEPCSQVVTEVVPSLQCGDVSVTGDLPIGGTIRVTGCFPVYGVVAVDGAVPSAGTGYVNHACGCS; from the exons ATGTGTCGGTTGACGGTGGTATTTTTGTGCTTCCAAGCATTTTTATTGAAT CAAGCTCTCGCCGGCCCGATGATGCAACTAGGCAACAACCTCGTCCTACCCGGCAACCAGCAATGCCTCACCAACAACGTAATAATCGAACCTTGCAGCCAAGTGGTCACCGAAGTCGTCCCCTCTCTCCAGTGCGGCGATGTCTCCGTAACCGGTGACTTGCCTATCGGAGGAACCATCAGGGTAACTGGTTGCTTCCCGGTTTACGGAGTGGTTGCCGTTGACGGAGCTGTTCCTTCGGCAGGAACGGGTTACGTCAACCATGCGTGCGGTTGCTCATAA
- the LOC134659252 gene encoding chorion class CB protein PC404-like — protein sequence MYIRTIICAFAFFVQTITAQYYDYSEPPIVAFTKTLVNTEGCPISITCTCPIAPSGVSLLSDLGMEGQLAVSGSMPFLSAVQMQGTLPSTGQATVDYGCGDGVVITQETGNPCGPNAKIAGGLTLADLALVRC from the exons atgtATATCAGAACAATTATCTGTGCCTTTGCATTTTTTGTTCAA aCAATCACCGCCCAGTACTACGACTATTCCGAACCTCCCATCGTAGCCTTCACCAAAACCCTCGTTAACACCGAAGGGTGCCCCATTTCCATAACCTGCACTTGCCCCATCGCACCCTCAGGAGTTTCCCTACTCTCCGACCTTGGCATGGAAGGACAGCTGGCTGTCTCCGGTTCCATGCCGTTCCTAAGTGCTGTCCAGATGCAGGGCACGCTACCGTCAACCGGACAAGCTACTGTGGACTATGGGTGCGGAGATGGCGTCGTCATAACGCAGGAGACGGGCAACCCATGCGGGCCCAACGCCAAGATCGCGGGCGGGTTGACCCTTGCGGATCTTGCTTTAGTCAGATGTTGA
- the LOC134659346 gene encoding acyl-CoA Delta(11) desaturase-like, whose product MPPNARDEADGRMKDEACERLIAPQASPIKYEASYINIAMFTYFHTASAYGIYLAITEAKWATILLAIILHEAAIVGTTAGSHRLWAHRTYKAKLPLQILLMLLQSFACQYSAFHWARDHRLHHKFCDTDGDPHNATRGFFFSHIGWLLVKKHPEAKKRIKRIDMSDLMENKVLMFQKKYSTSFIGTICFILPTIFPMYFWNETFASAWHLTILRVLISLHVTFLVNSAAHAFGNKPYDRNITPSQSISISLATLGEGYHNFHHVFPWDYRAAELGNNAVNFTTLFIDFFAWLGWAYDLKTVGNDVIAKRVERTGDGTNLWGWGDKDMPKEHEEIAKVLSKGD is encoded by the exons ATGCCTCCCAATGCCCGCGACGAGGCCGATGGACGTATGAAGGACGAGGCCTGCGAACGCCTGATCGCTCCTCAGGCCTCACCGATAAAATACGAGGCCTCCTACATTAATATAGCCATGTTCACATATTTCCATACGGCCAGCGCTTATGGGATATATTTGGCGATCACAGAAGCGAAGTGGGCGACTATATTATTAG CTATTATCCTCCACGAGGCAGCCATAGTAGGAACTACAGCCGGCTCGCACCGCCTCTGGGCCCACAGGACCTACAAGGCCAAACTCCCCCTCCAAATACTCCTCATGCTGCTCCAATCCTTCGCCTGCCAATACTCTGCCTTCCACTGGGCCAGGGATCATAGACTCCATCATAAGTTCTGTGACACGGACGGAGACCCTCATAACGCGACCAGAGGATTCTTCTTCTCGCATATTGGGTGGTTGCTGGTCAAAAAGCATCCGGAAGCGAAGAAAAGGATTAAGAGGATTGATATGTCGGATCTTATGGAGAATAAGGTGTTGATGTTTCAGAAAAA ATATTCAACCTCATTCATCGGTACCATCTGCTTCATCTTACCAACCATCTTCCCCATGTACTTCTGGAACGAAACCTTCGCCTCAGCATGGCACCTGACCATCCTTCGAGTCTTAATATCCCTCCACGTCACATTCCTGGTCAACAGCGCTGCCCACGCCTTTGGTAACAAACCTTATGACAGAAACATCACACCTTCGCAAAGCATCTCAATATCTCTAGCAACTTTAGGGGAAGGATACCACAATTTCCACCACGTTTTCCCCTGGGACTATAGAGCAGCAGAACTGGGTAATAATGCTGTGAACTTCACAACACTTTTCATAGATTTTTTCGCCTGGCTTGGTTGGGCGTATGACTTGAAAACTGTTGGAAATGATGTCATAGCTAAGAGGGTGGAGAGGACTGGAGACGGGACTAATCTTTGGGGGTGGGGGGATAAGGATATGCCTAAGGAACATGAGGAGATTGCTAAAGTGTTGAGTAAAGGAGATTGA
- the LOC134659018 gene encoding uncharacterized protein LOC134659018, producing the protein MAFKVVLCVFTILGQSFAGPTRKTSSQDFSRPVYSSDGIAISEIDSYQPRNKPIPVSFSDDQSSYKPISRKVEIKTYQPSNKPVYISTSEKESYKSSSKPRVSVSEKDHQSSYKPVSVSSYEKDSYQYDQPISVIEVPNNGGIFLVTSVGPIAPSGIGVASDLSLGGELEVSGVMPYLGAVAFEGQFDAKSAAAVEYGCGDCVAITEETRGNPGFSPLVSGKY; encoded by the exons ATGGCATTTAAAGTAGTTCTTTGTGTTTTTACCATCTTGGGTCAG TCTTTTGCTGGTCCAACTCGCAAGACAAGTTCTCAAGACTTCAGCCGACCAGTGTACAGTAGTGATGGCATTGCTATTTCCGAAATTGATAGTTACCAGCCCAGGAATAAACCTATTCCCGTCAGCTTTTCCGATGACCAATCAAGCTACAAACCTATTTCCCGCAAGgttgaaataaaaacttatcAACCCAGTAACAAACCTGTTTATATCAGCACATCCGAAAAAGAAAGCTATAAATCCAGCTCCAAACCTCGTGTCAGTGTTTCCGAAAAAGACCACCAGTCCAGCTATAAACCTGTTTCAGTTAGCTCTTACGAAAAAGACAGCTACCAGTACGACCAACCTATTTCTGTTATTGAAGTGCCTAATAACGGAGGGATTTTTCTCGTAACTAGCGTCGGTCCGATCGCGCCGTCCGGCATCGGTGTTGCGTCCGACTTGAGTCTCGGCGGTGAGCTGGAGGTTTCCGGCGTCATGCCGTATTTGGGTGCCGTGGCGTTCGAAGGACAGTTTGACGCCAAAAGCGCGGCGGCTGTGGAGTATGGGTGTGGCGACTGTGTGGCTATCACGGAAGAAACAAGAGGAAACCCTGGTTTTAGCCCTCTTGTCAGTGGTAAATACTGA
- the LOC134659014 gene encoding chorion class CA protein ERA.1-like, which translates to MSSFIVFALCVQACLIQSVLSQQSCGFPQLPYSGIGGLNNAPSPTPAPAPPCASYGGVGTGQVGVSGDIDASGQTVVVGSVPVLGSVDFSGTVPASGSVSISGQCGCGCNN; encoded by the exons ATGTCTTCCTTCATCGTTTTTGCTCTTTGCGTGCAGGCTTGCTTGATCCAG TCTGTACTAAGCCAGCAGTCCTGCGGTTTCCCGCAACTCCCCTACTCCGGAATCGGCGGGCTCAACAACGCGCCGTCGCCGACGCCGGCGCCGGCCCCGCCGTGCGCGTCGTACGGCGGCGTGGGCACCGGGCAGGTCGGCGTGTCCGGCGACATCGACGCGAGCGGCCAGACCGTCGTCGTCGGCTCCGTGCCCGTGCTCGGCTCCGTCGACTTCAGCGGCACCGTGCCCGCGTCCGGTTCCGTGTCCATTTCTGGACAGTGCGGATGCGGGTGCAATAACTAG
- the LOC134659015 gene encoding chorion class CB protein M5H4-like, which yields MSFKVTVLCVATFLVQCISGENCGCITSPNNGGFLTVNSNGPIIPSGLSLGAELTLAGDLGLSGALPFLSAVAFEGKYPTSGSAAVSYGCGDCVAITQELGNPTGNNANINGSPFISTCGSRRA from the exons atgagtttcaaAGTTACAGTCCTTTGCGTTGCTACTTTCCTAGTTCAG TGCATCTCAGGCGAAAATTGTGGCTGCATCACATCGCCCAACAACGGCGGCTTCTTAACTGTAAACAGCAACGGCCCCATCATTCCCTCCGGCCTCTCGCTTGGCGCGGAGCTGACCCTCGCCGGGGACTTAGGCCTCTCCGGCGCGCTGCCGTTCCTGAGCGCGGTGGCGTTCGAAGGCAAGTACCCGACGAGCGGGTCGGCGGCGGTGTCGTACGGCTGCGGGGACTGCGTGGCCATTACACAGGAGCTTGGGAACCCGACCGGGAACAATGCGAACATCAACGGCTCCCCGTTTATTAGCACGTGTGGTAGTAGACGTGCTTAA
- the LOC134659217 gene encoding chorion class high-cysteine HCB protein 13-like, translated as MSFNAVIFCAAALLVQSIAAQRNCGCSCQSIEVSNNGGALTVTSAGPIAPSGIAVATDLDLSGDLDLSGSLPYLSAVAFEGKFDTSGTAPVCYGCGDCVAITQQIGGSSGCGCGGR; from the exons ATGTCTTTCAATGCTGTAATCTTCTGCGCTGCTGCCTTATTGGTTCAG AGCATCGCTGCTCAGAGGAACTGCGGCTGCAGCTGCCAGTCCATCGAGGTGTCCAACAACGGCGGAGCCCTGACCGTGACCAGCGCCGGTCCCATCGCGCCGTCCGGCATCGCCGTCGCTACGGACCTGGACCTGTCCGGGGACCTGGACCTGTCCGGCTCGCTGCCGTACCTGAGCGCGGTGGCGTTCGAGGGCAAGTTCGACACCAGTGGTACGGCTCCGGTGTGTTACGGCTGCGGAGACTGCGTCGCCATCACACAGCAGATCGGTGGCTCCAGCGGCTGTGGATGCGGCGGACGCTAA
- the LOC134659017 gene encoding chorion class A protein Ld12-like — MSRVVFLVLCVLACLQSALSGQPCGCSQISYESSGLDLGAIEKYSSLSLSAPNPSLSAPTLNLGANALSLSAPAYSYGGSGTGQVGVSGDIGASGQTVVVGSVPVLGSVEFKGIVPASGSVSISGQCGCGCQ, encoded by the exons ATGTCCCGTGTTGTTTTTCTTGTTCTGTGTGTCCTGGCTTGCCTTCAG TCTGCTCTTAGCGGTCAACCATGCGGTTGCAGTCAAATCTCTTACGAATCCTCCGGACTCGATCTCGGCGCCATTGAAAAATACAGCTCGCTTAGTTTGAGCGCGCCCAATCCCAGCTTAAGCGCGCCTACGCTCAACTTGGGCGCGAATGCCCTCAGTCTGAGCGCGCCCGCTTACTCGTACGGCGGTTCGGGTACCGGGCAGGTCGGCGTGTCCGGCGACATCGGCGCGAGCGGCCAGACCGTCGTCGTCGGCTCCGTGCCCGTGCTCGGCTCCGTCGAGTTTAAGGGTATAGTGCCGGCATCCGGATCGGTCTCTATTTCCGGACAGTGTGGATGCGGATGCcagtga